In Alkalihalobacillus sp. TS-13, the following are encoded in one genomic region:
- a CDS encoding exo-beta-N-acetylmuramidase NamZ domain-containing protein, translating into MVHTGLMEFMKNHEDYKGLNIGLIINHTSVTLNMQMSIDALLASGLNVTAIFSPEHGLRGQVKEGEHIDHQTDGRSGLPVYSLYGKNKTPKEEWFETIDLLVFDIQDLGVRFYTYIYTLANTMKLAGRLGKKFIVCDRPNPISGNRIEGNRLDLQYASFIGNYQLPIRHGMTVGELAKYFNNGYGFNIDLTVIPMKNWKRDMWFDDTGLSWIPPSPNAPSIEMAQVYPGTCFFEGTNVSEGRGTTKPFEWVGAPWIDSYKWKQQLDAYDLEGVLFREVVFQPATSKYNGETCQGVHIHVVDRDRFKPVETASAMIETLKSTHPDSFEWIQLKDTRYMIDLILGTDEFRLNLLEKKPIQEWLHLQESLLDEFIEKREKVLMYR; encoded by the coding sequence ATGGTACATACAGGCTTGATGGAATTCATGAAAAACCATGAGGATTATAAAGGTTTGAACATTGGTCTCATCATCAACCACACTTCAGTCACCCTAAATATGCAGATGAGTATCGATGCTTTGCTGGCAAGCGGATTGAATGTTACAGCGATTTTTTCTCCGGAACATGGTCTGCGAGGGCAGGTGAAAGAGGGGGAGCATATCGATCACCAAACGGATGGACGATCCGGACTTCCTGTTTATAGCTTATATGGGAAGAATAAGACGCCTAAAGAAGAGTGGTTTGAAACGATTGACTTGTTGGTGTTCGATATCCAGGACCTCGGTGTTCGCTTTTATACATATATTTATACCCTGGCAAATACGATGAAACTTGCAGGTCGACTCGGTAAAAAGTTCATCGTCTGTGATCGCCCCAATCCGATTTCTGGGAACCGTATCGAAGGGAATCGATTGGATCTGCAATATGCCTCGTTCATCGGGAATTATCAACTGCCGATCAGGCACGGGATGACTGTTGGAGAATTAGCAAAATACTTCAATAATGGTTACGGCTTCAATATAGATCTTACAGTTATTCCAATGAAAAATTGGAAGCGCGATATGTGGTTTGACGACACAGGTTTGTCTTGGATCCCCCCATCACCGAATGCCCCTTCCATTGAGATGGCACAAGTCTACCCTGGCACATGCTTTTTCGAAGGAACAAATGTTTCAGAAGGTAGAGGGACGACAAAACCGTTTGAATGGGTTGGTGCGCCATGGATCGACTCTTATAAATGGAAGCAGCAATTAGATGCTTATGATTTAGAGGGCGTGCTTTTCCGAGAAGTGGTGTTCCAGCCTGCGACGTCCAAATATAATGGGGAGACCTGCCAAGGCGTACACATCCATGTAGTTGACCGTGATCGCTTCAAACCGGTTGAAACAGCATCTGCCATGATCGAAACCTTGAAGTCCACTCATCCAGATTCATTTGAATGGATTCAACTAAAGGACACCCGCTACATGATCGATTTGATTCTCGGAACAGATGAATTTCGGTTAAACTTGCTTGAAAAGAAGCCGATCCAAGAGTGGTTACATCTTCAAGAATCTTTACTGGATGAATTTATTGAAAAACGTGAGAAGGTTTTGATGTACCGTTGA
- a CDS encoding MFS transporter: MEEVVETRPQQGETSPAIWKNRNFLLLWIAGLCSSFGLAIFMFSQAWYVVEVMNLQASLGLVYIASSVPRVLFMVLGGAVADRFSKNVIMFLSDILRAFVAIALVVWLLLGEVSIWSFVSFALVFGILDAFFWPANGGLLPSLINKQQLTRANSVIQMTSQSSFIVGPMLAGAIIALGSYVLAFSLTAVLLIIASISIFLIRVKKKEDTSENQSPSNLLTSIKEGVTYVKQSAFLSSLLLFAVFINLFMVGPLQMGLPLFVKNVIGGNSLDFSYLEGTFAGGMLVGSIIIGILNVRKKRGLVVIFAVMGSGLFFALFSFTEALWQSLILIALLGSTFSVINIPIIAAIQSAVKEEMMGRVMSLLSMASLGLVPVSFAITSGVLSTGADITSIMLTGALLIVIFAFIILMKVPGLRNFS, from the coding sequence ATGGAAGAGGTTGTTGAAACACGGCCACAACAAGGGGAAACCTCCCCTGCGATATGGAAAAATCGAAATTTTTTATTGTTATGGATTGCCGGGCTATGCTCAAGCTTCGGATTAGCGATCTTCATGTTCTCTCAAGCATGGTATGTTGTTGAAGTGATGAACCTGCAAGCTTCTCTAGGTTTGGTATATATTGCGTCGAGTGTTCCGCGTGTACTCTTCATGGTCTTAGGCGGTGCAGTAGCTGATCGCTTCAGCAAAAATGTCATCATGTTTTTATCAGATATTCTTCGAGCCTTTGTGGCAATAGCGCTCGTCGTATGGCTTCTGTTAGGGGAAGTCTCGATCTGGTCGTTCGTTTCGTTTGCCCTTGTCTTCGGGATATTGGATGCGTTCTTTTGGCCAGCTAATGGGGGACTATTACCTTCGTTGATTAATAAGCAACAACTGACAAGAGCGAATTCAGTCATCCAAATGACAAGCCAGTCATCTTTTATAGTCGGCCCGATGCTTGCCGGTGCAATCATCGCATTAGGCAGCTACGTACTTGCCTTTTCTCTCACTGCTGTTTTACTCATCATCGCAAGTATTTCGATATTCCTTATCCGGGTCAAAAAGAAGGAAGATACTTCGGAAAATCAGTCTCCCTCAAATCTACTCACTTCCATCAAAGAAGGAGTTACTTATGTAAAACAATCAGCATTCTTAAGTTCCCTTTTGTTGTTTGCCGTCTTTATCAATCTATTCATGGTTGGACCATTACAGATGGGATTGCCGCTTTTCGTTAAAAATGTGATAGGTGGGAATTCGCTTGACTTTAGTTATCTTGAAGGTACATTCGCGGGTGGAATGCTTGTAGGCTCAATTATCATCGGTATATTGAACGTCCGAAAGAAAAGGGGGCTTGTCGTAATATTCGCGGTAATGGGATCAGGATTGTTTTTTGCACTTTTCAGCTTTACAGAAGCTTTGTGGCAAAGCTTGATTCTAATCGCTTTGTTAGGTAGTACCTTTTCTGTCATTAATATCCCGATTATTGCTGCCATTCAATCGGCGGTGAAAGAAGAAATGATGGGGCGAGTGATGAGTCTGTTATCCATGGCTTCTCTCGGACTCGTGCCGGTATCGTTTGCGATTACCTCAGGTGTACTTTCAACCGGAGCTGATATAACATCGATTATGCTAACTGGTGCGCTATTGATTGTCATCTTCGCCTTTATCATCCTCATGAAAGTTCCTGGATTGCGGAATTTTAGTTAA
- a CDS encoding GNAT family N-acetyltransferase: protein MREIKRMSSCPLSDVIEAWNSGFKGYFTDMTMSVDRFLQRMVQEGLSAEDSIVAYMDGVPAGIVLNGFRTVDGKTISYNGGTGVAPEFRRTGIGKQMMESAIEIYKQKEVDTATLEAINENTAAIKLYESLGYEITDRVDFLQQDGSLQPHFEDFELPYEYDFEHTTPEKVSKLSFYQKKSPWQTQWQSVANGEAVIVSHEGKQVGYALYRRSLKPDGNAAVIVLHQLGGDVDFHNPHNLVDSLLYKVLEPKRSCKRLIINLSTETKPQYETVMNRGFSTMISQVCMEKVMKEPIESNAKSIEKV, encoded by the coding sequence ATGAGAGAGATTAAGCGAATGTCATCTTGCCCGCTGTCGGATGTAATTGAGGCTTGGAATTCAGGATTCAAAGGTTATTTTACAGATATGACGATGTCGGTCGATCGTTTCTTACAGCGTATGGTCCAGGAAGGCCTATCTGCTGAAGACTCAATCGTAGCGTATATGGATGGAGTTCCAGCTGGTATCGTGTTAAACGGATTCAGGACAGTTGATGGCAAAACAATCAGTTATAACGGTGGAACGGGTGTAGCACCGGAATTCAGAAGAACGGGTATCGGAAAACAGATGATGGAATCAGCTATAGAAATTTACAAGCAGAAAGAAGTCGATACTGCGACACTGGAAGCTATTAACGAAAACACTGCTGCAATCAAACTTTATGAATCGCTTGGATATGAAATCACCGACAGGGTGGACTTTTTACAACAAGATGGATCATTGCAGCCACACTTTGAAGACTTTGAATTACCGTATGAATATGATTTTGAACATACAACACCTGAAAAAGTCAGCAAGTTGAGTTTTTATCAAAAAAAGAGTCCATGGCAGACACAGTGGCAAAGTGTGGCGAATGGTGAAGCGGTGATTGTTTCACATGAAGGAAAGCAGGTTGGATATGCATTATATCGACGGAGTTTAAAACCAGATGGAAACGCCGCTGTCATCGTCCTTCATCAACTAGGTGGAGACGTCGATTTCCATAATCCGCACAACCTGGTCGATTCTTTGCTTTATAAGGTTTTAGAGCCAAAACGTTCCTGTAAACGTCTCATCATCAATCTCTCCACGGAAACAAAACCTCAATATGAAACAGTGATGAACAGAGGATTCTCGACAATGATCAGCCAGGTATGTATGGAAAAAGTAATGAAGGAGCCGATTGAAAGCAATGCCAAAAGTATCGAAAAAGTATAA
- a CDS encoding YqzH family protein yields the protein MEKKLLRKMIDRCLVNYFGDLELSPLTEDEYDELIEQVTFDLNTQQEEEVFTIVHDKVYSYLSAAQ from the coding sequence ATGGAGAAAAAGCTGCTAAGAAAAATGATAGACAGATGTTTAGTTAATTATTTCGGAGATTTGGAGCTATCTCCGCTCACAGAAGATGAATATGACGAATTGATCGAACAAGTAACATTCGATTTAAACACCCAACAGGAAGAAGAAGTTTTTACGATCGTGCATGATAAGGTTTATTCCTATCTTTCAGCAGCACAATAG
- a CDS encoding GNAT family N-acetyltransferase, with amino-acid sequence MNFVRWDEEALPLGDLCGLWNEEIGGDFPITVRLFRQNSVDCPYVFSAGSWYVMEGNMVIGFIITKYTKKNEEHLPANIGWIQALLVNDEFRNNGIGDQLLKKAEKALDAVGVAKIILGRDVHHYFPGIPSIVPNIPQWFEKRGYVEVNKVKDFYRVAPEHAEEIDTTEITVSELKKNEEVKFLAFMEESFPGRWEHEAREYFNRGGDGYHFIAAKYKGEIIGFVRVNDLNSPVIGPNVYWHRLFEEKLGGIGPLGIKKSHRKKGYGKAIVQQAINTAIERGCQHLIIDWTELDEFYQSFGFKPWKDYKQYEKSI; translated from the coding sequence ATGAACTTTGTAAGATGGGATGAGGAAGCATTACCGTTGGGGGATTTATGTGGATTGTGGAATGAAGAAATCGGAGGTGATTTCCCGATCACGGTAAGATTATTCCGACAAAACAGCGTCGATTGCCCTTATGTGTTTTCAGCAGGATCCTGGTATGTGATGGAAGGGAATATGGTCATCGGCTTCATCATAACGAAGTATACGAAAAAGAACGAAGAACATTTGCCGGCCAATATTGGTTGGATACAGGCATTGCTTGTAAATGATGAGTTCCGTAACAACGGTATCGGTGATCAACTATTAAAAAAAGCTGAAAAAGCATTGGACGCCGTTGGTGTTGCCAAAATTATTCTCGGAAGGGATGTCCATCATTACTTCCCTGGAATTCCATCCATCGTCCCGAACATTCCCCAATGGTTTGAAAAACGAGGGTATGTTGAGGTGAATAAGGTGAAAGACTTTTATCGTGTTGCTCCTGAACATGCTGAAGAGATTGATACAACAGAAATTACAGTGTCGGAATTGAAGAAGAACGAGGAGGTGAAATTCCTTGCATTCATGGAAGAGTCATTTCCTGGACGATGGGAACACGAAGCTCGGGAGTATTTTAACCGGGGTGGAGATGGCTATCATTTTATAGCAGCAAAGTATAAGGGAGAAATCATAGGATTTGTTCGTGTGAATGATTTGAATAGCCCTGTCATTGGCCCCAATGTTTATTGGCACCGGTTGTTTGAAGAAAAGCTTGGTGGTATCGGTCCTTTAGGAATCAAAAAGTCACACCGTAAAAAAGGATATGGAAAAGCAATTGTCCAACAAGCAATTAACACAGCGATAGAACGCGGCTGCCAACACCTTATCATCGACTGGACCGAGTTGGATGAATTTTATCAGTCCTTCGGTTTCAAACCGTGGAAGGATTATAAACAGTATGAAAAATCCATTTGA
- a CDS encoding MFS transporter: MNKKPVIIIALITAVCVLGDAMMFIVLPLYWEEFGLASLWQVGILLSINRFIRLPINPLVGWCYLRMNKRTGVLLAVILAMLTTFSYGWLESFWLLFFMRALWGVAWAFLRLGGYLTVIDTSTDRTRGHLVGLYNGLWGLGGLVGMLAGGILADLVSIQTVTNTFGFMALIAIPLVLKYVPPVPAESENTPMKKDNQSSEATSDKQIFKKPQVLTILCSGLLIPLIIFGIFASTLSAMIDFRLSGSFLFLGVTVGAASFAGIIQAIRWGWDPFLAPYIGKISDLKWGRNPLLVLALFGGAVFFALIPFGVSVYSLLFLLLGFQVMSTMMVTLNDSIASDVASKTSKVKVITAYTVAVDLGSATGPLLSFLIIEWMGIDVLYWVTSGLLCLIGLFWLNQFKNESHLIRP, from the coding sequence ATGAATAAAAAACCAGTTATCATCATTGCTCTGATTACGGCAGTTTGTGTCCTAGGAGATGCAATGATGTTCATCGTTTTACCGCTTTATTGGGAAGAGTTCGGATTAGCTTCCCTCTGGCAAGTCGGAATTCTTCTCTCAATCAATCGTTTCATCCGCCTTCCGATCAATCCGTTGGTCGGTTGGTGTTATTTACGGATGAATAAACGAACAGGCGTCCTTCTTGCTGTCATTTTAGCCATGCTGACAACCTTCTCATATGGATGGCTGGAAAGCTTTTGGCTATTATTCTTCATGAGGGCTTTGTGGGGTGTTGCCTGGGCATTCCTACGGTTAGGAGGTTATCTTACCGTAATCGATACCTCAACAGACCGAACAAGAGGACATCTTGTTGGCTTATACAATGGGCTTTGGGGGTTAGGAGGTTTAGTCGGAATGCTAGCAGGAGGCATACTTGCCGATTTAGTCAGTATTCAAACCGTCACGAATACATTCGGTTTCATGGCTTTAATCGCCATTCCTCTAGTACTGAAGTACGTTCCTCCAGTTCCAGCCGAGTCAGAGAATACTCCCATGAAAAAAGACAATCAATCCAGTGAAGCTACGAGTGACAAGCAAATCTTCAAAAAGCCACAGGTTTTGACTATCCTTTGTTCAGGGCTACTCATTCCGTTGATCATTTTTGGGATATTCGCTTCAACGTTAAGCGCGATGATTGATTTCCGATTATCTGGATCATTCCTATTTCTTGGGGTTACCGTCGGAGCAGCTTCCTTTGCCGGGATCATTCAAGCGATCCGTTGGGGGTGGGATCCATTTTTAGCTCCATATATCGGGAAGATTTCAGATTTGAAATGGGGAAGGAATCCATTATTGGTTCTAGCTCTATTTGGTGGTGCTGTGTTTTTTGCGCTAATCCCATTTGGTGTTTCTGTTTACAGCTTGTTATTCCTTTTACTCGGTTTCCAGGTCATGTCAACCATGATGGTAACACTTAATGATTCGATTGCTTCTGATGTAGCATCCAAAACGTCCAAGGTAAAAGTGATCACTGCATATACCGTTGCAGTGGATCTTGGCTCAGCAACAGGACCATTATTGAGTTTCTTGATCATTGAATGGATGGGAATTGATGTACTGTACTGGGTGACAAGTGGATTATTATGTTTGATAGGTCTGTTTTGGCTCAATCAGTTTAAAAATGAAAGCCACTTAATAAGGCCATAG
- a CDS encoding N-acetylglucosamine kinase, producing MYYLGIDGGGSKTTVALVDDRGELIACHHGGPSNPVSVTLKEIEQTIDDLFGQLKRNHAEQYSQIKSVCAGIAGTENSYSKDELRLLLKSKFPEGTTVQLCHDALTALYSGTNGEPGIVNIAGTGSITFGVTADKNVVRSGGWGYLLDHTGSGFGIGRLALQKVFEAYDGFTQPTILTDFVLKRFGISSPPGLISVIYGTNESRSRIASVCEDVFAAARLEDKDAVDIVKQAADEIAKSISHIIHNHFKELDQTKVVLTGSVFKSRDLLLPLLQKNLPDGVQLILPKSPPVVGSIIESYQTMHGTCPEDFVKNLHESFARGD from the coding sequence ATGTATTATCTGGGGATTGATGGGGGAGGATCCAAGACCACAGTTGCGCTGGTAGACGATAGAGGTGAACTTATTGCCTGTCATCACGGAGGACCGAGTAATCCTGTATCCGTTACTTTGAAGGAAATCGAACAGACGATTGATGACCTTTTTGGACAACTAAAACGAAATCATGCTGAACAATATTCGCAAATCAAAAGTGTATGTGCAGGAATCGCCGGTACAGAGAACAGTTACTCTAAGGATGAATTACGCCTATTATTGAAATCGAAATTTCCAGAAGGAACAACTGTACAACTCTGCCATGATGCGTTGACAGCCCTCTATTCAGGTACGAACGGTGAACCTGGCATTGTCAACATTGCTGGAACGGGCTCCATCACATTCGGGGTCACAGCAGATAAAAACGTGGTACGATCAGGTGGATGGGGCTATTTATTGGATCATACAGGAAGCGGATTCGGCATCGGAAGGCTCGCACTCCAGAAAGTATTCGAAGCCTATGATGGATTTACCCAACCGACAATACTGACAGACTTTGTGCTCAAAAGGTTTGGAATCTCATCACCGCCAGGACTCATTTCTGTAATCTATGGAACGAATGAAAGCAGAAGCAGGATCGCCTCTGTTTGTGAAGATGTCTTTGCAGCGGCACGATTAGAAGATAAGGATGCAGTAGATATCGTCAAGCAGGCTGCTGACGAAATCGCGAAAAGCATTTCCCACATCATTCACAATCATTTTAAAGAGTTAGATCAAACGAAAGTCGTCTTGACGGGCAGTGTTTTTAAAAGCAGGGACCTTCTGTTGCCATTGTTGCAAAAGAATCTTCCTGATGGAGTGCAGTTGATACTTCCAAAGTCTCCCCCCGTAGTCGGTTCGATTATCGAAAGTTACCAGACGATGCATGGTACTTGTCCAGAGGATTTCGTGAAAAATCTGCATGAATCGTTTGCGAGGGGTGACTAG
- a CDS encoding TetR/AcrR family transcriptional regulator has translation MPKVSKKYKEEKIAVILNAAAQCFADKGFSDTTVDDIAKASGTSKGSIYLYFSSKEEIFYKLNEKSAEQFLEIKKQLAKQDSASAKLKYIFQHLISGSVGKEDFNKISVQFEFWIYISRNDKEALFTERVEMFTSLIKEIVEEGVEKGEFREDIQVNDFSKLFWSIWDGILVQLLFHKNDSKLKSMMLLYEQMVYRYLQK, from the coding sequence ATGCCAAAAGTATCGAAAAAGTATAAGGAAGAGAAAATAGCTGTCATTTTAAATGCAGCAGCCCAATGTTTTGCAGACAAAGGATTCAGTGATACAACGGTGGATGACATCGCAAAAGCATCCGGCACGAGTAAAGGATCAATTTACTTATACTTTTCAAGCAAAGAGGAAATCTTTTATAAATTGAATGAAAAAAGTGCGGAACAATTCCTCGAGATAAAAAAACAACTTGCAAAACAGGATAGCGCCTCTGCAAAACTTAAATACATCTTTCAACACTTGATCAGCGGTTCTGTTGGTAAGGAAGATTTCAATAAGATTTCAGTCCAGTTTGAGTTTTGGATTTATATATCAAGAAACGATAAGGAAGCGCTGTTTACCGAAAGGGTAGAGATGTTCACCTCATTGATCAAGGAAATCGTGGAGGAGGGGGTCGAAAAAGGGGAGTTCAGGGAAGATATCCAGGTAAACGATTTTTCGAAACTCTTCTGGTCCATTTGGGATGGAATCTTAGTGCAATTACTCTTCCATAAGAATGATTCCAAACTTAAGAGCATGATGCTTTTGTATGAACAAATGGTGTATCGGTACCTTCAAAAATAA
- the nagB gene encoding glucosamine-6-phosphate deaminase: MNVITVNDEQEMSVRGSLILFDEIKRNPELVLGVATGGTPAGTYEHLVDKVLNEKLDLSKVTTVNLDEYVGLARDHEESYWRYIYEHLYEPLNLLPDRALVPDGLSEDLQAECLRYEKVIEQADGVDLQILGVGRNGHIGFNEPGTSFESKTHVVDLTESTREANARFFERKEEVPTQAITVGISTIMKSRSILLLASGPEKSEAVHALLSGRIDQNWPVTVLNEHPSVTLIVTKDALEKGEEDSNDQ; the protein is encoded by the coding sequence ATGAACGTGATCACCGTTAATGATGAGCAGGAGATGAGCGTAAGGGGTTCTTTAATTTTATTTGATGAGATAAAAAGAAATCCAGAGCTAGTATTAGGTGTGGCAACCGGAGGGACACCAGCAGGAACTTATGAGCATCTGGTTGATAAAGTCCTCAATGAAAAACTTGACTTATCAAAGGTAACGACCGTGAATTTAGATGAGTATGTCGGTTTGGCTCGAGATCATGAAGAAAGCTATTGGCGCTATATTTATGAACACCTATATGAACCACTTAACCTATTACCTGACCGGGCGTTAGTTCCAGACGGTCTGAGCGAGGATCTTCAAGCAGAGTGTCTCAGATATGAAAAGGTAATTGAACAAGCGGACGGAGTAGACCTTCAGATTTTGGGAGTCGGTCGGAACGGACATATCGGGTTCAATGAGCCAGGGACATCGTTCGAATCGAAGACTCATGTAGTGGATCTGACGGAAAGTACGAGAGAGGCGAATGCAAGGTTTTTTGAGCGGAAGGAGGAAGTTCCTACTCAGGCGATTACAGTCGGAATTTCAACGATCATGAAAAGCAGATCGATCCTCTTATTGGCTTCAGGACCGGAGAAATCTGAGGCAGTTCACGCCTTATTGAGTGGAAGGATCGATCAGAACTGGCCGGTTACCGTCTTGAATGAACATCCATCCGTCACATTGATCGTTACAAAAGATGCACTCGAAAAAGGAGAGGAGGATTCCAATGATCAATAA
- the nagA gene encoding N-acetylglucosamine-6-phosphate deacetylase: MTIQTITGGKVFIGEQRFQPGTIHIENGRIKDLSDKKIKPSDIELEDGDLVLPGRIDGHIHGANGHDVMDGTVESIDEMAKVLVAEGTTSFLPTTMTAPGHEIEQALTSVHEYMTNHNERGKTEVIGIHLEGPFISKKKRGAQNPKYIQTPNLDAFNHWNRLSGGNIKVVTIAPEIIGALDFIKEITSQGVVASIGHSDATYAEVRKALKAGAKQFTHLYNGMRSMHHREPGVVGGAFLNSDAIAEIITDGLHCSPEMIRLAYEIKGKRGLLMITDAMRAKCLGNGSYDLGGQDVHVEDGKATLQDGTLAGSVLTMQKAFENMSTFTDAEIVDVIFMSSINPAKQYGVYDRKGSIDIGKDADLIVLDENLSLKMTICRGEIACTRG; the protein is encoded by the coding sequence ATGACAATTCAGACGATTACTGGAGGCAAAGTTTTTATTGGTGAGCAACGTTTCCAGCCAGGTACTATACATATTGAAAATGGTAGAATTAAGGACTTAAGCGACAAAAAAATAAAGCCCTCGGATATCGAACTAGAGGATGGCGACCTTGTTTTACCTGGTCGGATCGATGGTCATATTCATGGTGCAAACGGGCATGATGTTATGGATGGAACGGTTGAGTCGATCGATGAAATGGCAAAAGTTCTTGTGGCTGAAGGGACGACGAGTTTTCTGCCTACGACGATGACTGCACCGGGTCATGAAATCGAACAAGCCCTCACTTCGGTCCATGAGTACATGACAAATCACAATGAAAGAGGGAAAACGGAAGTCATCGGAATTCATCTGGAGGGTCCATTCATTTCTAAGAAAAAGAGAGGCGCCCAAAATCCAAAATATATCCAGACACCGAACCTGGATGCATTCAACCATTGGAACAGGCTATCGGGTGGCAACATCAAAGTGGTAACGATTGCGCCAGAGATAATAGGCGCACTTGATTTTATCAAGGAAATCACCAGCCAGGGGGTTGTTGCGTCGATCGGCCATAGTGATGCAACCTATGCAGAAGTCCGGAAGGCTCTGAAGGCAGGGGCGAAACAGTTCACCCATCTTTATAACGGTATGCGTTCTATGCATCACCGGGAGCCCGGTGTCGTCGGCGGTGCTTTTCTAAATTCTGATGCTATAGCTGAAATCATTACTGATGGACTCCATTGTTCTCCTGAAATGATTCGGCTTGCTTATGAGATTAAAGGGAAGCGAGGACTATTGATGATCACGGATGCAATGAGAGCCAAGTGCTTAGGGAATGGAAGCTATGATTTAGGCGGCCAGGACGTCCATGTTGAAGACGGTAAAGCGACTCTGCAGGACGGTACTTTAGCGGGTAGTGTATTGACGATGCAAAAAGCTTTCGAAAATATGTCAACGTTCACAGATGCTGAAATTGTAGATGTGATTTTCATGTCATCCATTAATCCTGCAAAACAGTATGGCGTATACGATCGGAAAGGGTCTATTGATATCGGGAAAGATGCCGACCTGATTGTTCTTGATGAAAATCTATCGTTAAAAATGACAATTTGCCGCGGAGAAATTGCTTGTACGAGGGGTTGA
- a CDS encoding GntR family transcriptional regulator, producing MINKHSTLPLYTQVEQYLTTEIKKGGYHTGDLIPSERELSEKFQISRMTVRQAINNLVNKGVLYRERGKGTFVSVPKIGYQLKGIASFSEDMRRRGIEPSTKVVSFKTVPNPPEHILKKLDSESEKKVIELERIRFANEEPVAIEMAYLPIKLFSNLSEKDTGGSIYDFVRKELKLEIHRAEQQIEASLVGERDGFLLDIGPGSPVLIVNRTTYLSSGEPFETVKTVFRADRYHFSIEMEQEGEHVLSGD from the coding sequence ATGATCAATAAACACTCCACATTACCGCTTTATACTCAGGTGGAACAATACTTGACCACAGAAATCAAAAAAGGCGGCTATCATACAGGTGATCTTATTCCATCTGAACGGGAGCTATCAGAGAAATTTCAAATCAGCAGGATGACAGTGAGGCAGGCGATCAACAACCTGGTAAATAAAGGGGTTTTGTATCGTGAAAGGGGAAAAGGCACATTCGTTTCTGTACCGAAAATCGGTTATCAGTTGAAAGGGATCGCTAGTTTTTCAGAAGACATGAGACGGCGAGGGATCGAGCCATCCACAAAAGTGGTATCTTTCAAGACGGTTCCAAATCCACCGGAACACATCCTTAAAAAACTGGATAGCGAATCAGAAAAGAAAGTAATCGAGCTGGAGCGGATCAGGTTTGCTAATGAAGAGCCAGTTGCAATCGAGATGGCTTATCTGCCTATCAAACTCTTTTCCAACCTTTCTGAGAAGGATACAGGAGGGTCTATCTACGATTTTGTCAGGAAAGAATTGAAGTTGGAGATTCATAGAGCGGAACAGCAAATCGAAGCCTCACTAGTCGGTGAAAGGGATGGGTTCCTGTTGGATATCGGGCCAGGAAGTCCAGTATTGATTGTCAATCGGACGACTTATCTTAGCAGCGGAGAGCCATTCGAGACGGTCAAGACAGTGTTCCGAGCAGACCGTTACCATTTTTCGATTGAAATGGAGCAGGAGGGTGAACATGTATTATCTGGGGATTGA